The proteins below come from a single Corynebacterium glyciniphilum AJ 3170 genomic window:
- a CDS encoding DEAD/DEAH box helicase, which yields MTDPLDRFSTPVASWFREVFTEPTVVQSRAWDAISRGDNALVVAPTGSGKTLAAFLWALSRLSSEGLMKERQDRNTGTRVLYISPLKALGVDVERNLQVPLAGIARTAAATGTDIAPVRVGVRSGDTPQAERAKLLRTPPDVLITTPESLYLMLTSKAAGTLRDVDTVIIDEVHAVAGTKRGTHLALSLERLEQLSDTGVQRIGLSATVNPVDTVAAFLGGDRPVTVVNPPAQKLWDVRVRSVVEDFQDPPAVEDVSAAAEEDGEDTGRDASTPVDEALLGPSLIGEGIGGVTDVGSGSRVASGVDRESALPQQKSVWPHVQRAIYEQVMDNRSTLVFVNARRTAERLTGALNEMWAEEHDPGSLAAPTRRDPAQLMAQSGAVPAAPQVIARAHHGSVSKDERADIEAALKDGSLRCVVATSSLELGIDMGLVDHVIQVGAPPSVSSAVQRCGRAGHSVGAVSRATIYPLHRQDAEAATVIVDRMLAGDLEPLQVVSNALDVLAQQTVAVAAQFAAGGGDGESTVDVEDWFRTVRRAHPYAALPREAFDGVVELVSGRYPSTDFAELRPKVIYDASTGRFEARPGAQRTAVTSGGTIPDRGLFGVFLPADGENAGGRRVGELDEEMVYESRVGDVFTLGASSWRIAEITRDQVIVTPAAGHTGRLPFWVGDAEGRPAELAPVIGAARRAWGGGGAGDLRGADFLDDNTRQNLDAFYSGQREATQVVPDERTILIERFHDEVGDWRVVVHTPWGRSVNAPWALAIGASLSRRSGIDAMAVAGDDGIVLRLPYTEEAPGAELLTGDRSGADTAPVVAEVTESVGSSALFAGRFRECAARALLLPRRNPGKRQPLWQQRQRAAQLLDVARPHPEFPIMVETMRECLRDVYDLPALEKVVAAVGTRSMRVAEISTDTPSPFAESLLFSYTGAFLYEGDSAERAAALTVDPALLAAVLGARGEGLVLDPDVVAEVVESLQWLSEGRRARSAEQVVDMLRALGPLAPAEVARRTEDPQGIVLPEVQTMIPRRICEVKVGGVLRWAVVEDITLLRDGLGIPVPPGVPAARDTVSDAVDQLVLRWARTHGPFTAADVATEFGLGVATADSLAKRWVSGRRLESHEDQYVDAGVLRRLRAATLAKARGALEPVSVQTYAAVLADWHGLGAGEREDLSGVIEQLAGVALPASAWETVVLPARIPGYRTNDLDDLVASGEILVIGAGATSATDPRIMLLPADLAPLLVEGMDGVEDGEDQNALGSVAALVRDRVSGGGAFLASEIERGLSTDETSQAQHLHSHDVVDSAIWELFDAGKLMPDSFAAVRARLAGTGITDRAGSGGSSRGSGAHKAPRRNRGRGTTRRLRMGRSTFAQTVASEEVRSRRAAMNAHSGVPGRWSQVPEKAGAATDRAIATGEAWLDRYAVVTRGSVMSEHTEGGFAAAYRMLTAWEDNGTVLRGYIVDGLGGAQFASREIIDQLRRVEESTGAGAEAATSPVLLAASDPANPYGAAVPWPELPTEDASRPTRGAGALVVLREGRLLAHLTRGGRTVTVFTRPTLSDGPASPDPGDVAAVVAVLSDAVQAGRLSPVTVERINGMDVMGVATSMWTEAGARLTPKGLIVR from the coding sequence CGCTCCGGTGCGTGTCGGAGTGCGCTCGGGGGACACTCCCCAGGCCGAGCGGGCGAAACTGCTGCGGACCCCGCCGGATGTACTGATCACCACGCCGGAGTCGTTGTACCTCATGCTCACCTCGAAAGCCGCAGGCACATTGCGGGACGTGGACACGGTGATCATCGACGAGGTGCACGCGGTCGCAGGCACGAAGCGGGGCACCCACCTGGCGCTCAGCCTGGAACGGCTGGAACAGCTCAGTGACACCGGCGTCCAGCGCATCGGCCTGTCGGCCACGGTGAATCCGGTCGACACCGTCGCCGCATTCCTCGGCGGTGACCGTCCGGTGACGGTGGTCAACCCTCCCGCACAGAAACTGTGGGACGTCCGCGTGCGCAGTGTGGTCGAGGATTTCCAGGACCCCCCTGCGGTGGAGGACGTGTCGGCTGCGGCAGAAGAAGACGGAGAAGACACAGGACGTGACGCGAGCACTCCTGTCGACGAGGCACTGCTCGGCCCCTCCCTGATCGGCGAGGGGATCGGCGGGGTCACCGATGTCGGCAGCGGCAGCCGGGTCGCCTCCGGTGTGGACCGGGAATCGGCGTTGCCACAGCAGAAGTCCGTCTGGCCGCATGTGCAGCGGGCAATCTACGAGCAGGTGATGGACAACCGTTCCACGCTGGTGTTCGTCAACGCCCGGCGCACTGCCGAGCGCCTTACCGGTGCCCTCAACGAGATGTGGGCTGAAGAACATGACCCCGGGTCACTGGCTGCTCCGACCCGTCGTGACCCGGCACAGCTGATGGCGCAGTCCGGTGCGGTTCCGGCCGCGCCACAGGTCATCGCCCGCGCGCATCACGGCTCGGTGTCCAAAGACGAACGCGCAGACATCGAAGCGGCGTTGAAGGACGGTTCCCTGCGTTGTGTGGTGGCGACGTCGTCGTTGGAACTCGGGATCGACATGGGGCTGGTTGACCACGTCATCCAGGTCGGGGCCCCGCCGAGCGTCTCCTCGGCGGTACAGCGCTGCGGGCGCGCCGGGCACTCCGTCGGGGCGGTCTCCCGGGCGACGATCTACCCGCTGCACCGCCAGGATGCGGAGGCGGCGACCGTGATCGTCGACCGGATGCTCGCCGGTGACCTCGAACCCCTGCAGGTGGTGTCCAATGCGCTGGACGTGCTCGCCCAGCAGACCGTCGCGGTGGCGGCGCAGTTCGCGGCCGGAGGCGGGGATGGCGAAAGCACGGTGGATGTCGAGGACTGGTTCCGTACCGTCCGGCGCGCCCACCCGTATGCGGCGCTGCCGCGCGAAGCCTTCGACGGTGTCGTCGAGCTCGTGAGCGGGCGCTACCCGTCGACAGATTTTGCCGAGCTCCGTCCGAAGGTCATCTACGATGCCTCCACCGGCCGTTTCGAGGCCCGCCCCGGAGCACAGCGCACCGCGGTGACATCCGGAGGCACGATTCCCGACCGCGGACTGTTCGGCGTCTTCCTCCCGGCTGACGGTGAGAATGCCGGGGGACGCCGTGTCGGTGAACTCGACGAGGAGATGGTCTACGAGTCACGGGTGGGGGACGTCTTCACCCTCGGGGCATCGTCGTGGAGGATCGCAGAGATCACCCGTGACCAGGTCATTGTCACTCCGGCAGCCGGGCACACCGGGCGGTTGCCGTTCTGGGTCGGTGACGCCGAGGGGCGTCCCGCCGAACTTGCCCCGGTGATCGGGGCGGCACGCCGGGCATGGGGAGGTGGCGGCGCCGGGGATCTCAGGGGAGCCGACTTCCTCGACGACAACACCCGACAGAACCTCGACGCCTTCTACTCCGGACAACGTGAGGCCACTCAGGTCGTCCCTGATGAGCGCACGATTCTCATCGAACGTTTCCACGACGAGGTCGGGGACTGGCGGGTTGTCGTGCACACCCCCTGGGGACGGTCGGTGAATGCGCCGTGGGCGTTGGCGATCGGGGCGTCCCTGTCCCGGAGGTCCGGTATCGACGCCATGGCTGTCGCCGGGGATGATGGCATCGTCCTACGTCTGCCCTACACCGAGGAGGCCCCCGGGGCGGAGCTGCTCACCGGCGATAGGTCCGGTGCTGACACCGCACCGGTCGTCGCCGAGGTGACGGAGTCGGTGGGTTCCTCGGCGCTGTTCGCCGGACGCTTCCGCGAATGCGCGGCGCGGGCACTGCTGCTTCCGCGGCGTAACCCCGGGAAACGCCAGCCGTTGTGGCAGCAGCGTCAACGCGCCGCCCAACTGCTCGACGTGGCGCGACCGCACCCCGAATTCCCGATCATGGTGGAGACCATGCGCGAGTGCCTGCGTGACGTCTACGACCTCCCCGCCCTGGAAAAGGTCGTCGCTGCCGTGGGCACCAGGTCGATGCGCGTCGCCGAGATCAGCACCGACACCCCCTCGCCCTTCGCTGAGTCCCTGCTGTTCAGCTACACCGGAGCGTTCCTGTACGAAGGGGACTCCGCTGAGCGGGCGGCGGCATTGACGGTGGACCCGGCTCTGCTCGCCGCTGTTCTCGGTGCCAGGGGTGAGGGCCTTGTGCTGGACCCGGATGTGGTCGCCGAGGTCGTGGAGTCACTGCAATGGCTTTCTGAGGGACGGCGCGCCCGCAGCGCCGAACAGGTGGTGGACATGCTCCGTGCACTGGGGCCGCTTGCTCCCGCAGAGGTTGCGCGACGGACCGAGGACCCGCAGGGAATCGTTCTGCCGGAGGTGCAGACCATGATCCCGCGACGGATCTGTGAAGTGAAGGTCGGTGGTGTACTGCGCTGGGCCGTTGTCGAGGACATCACCCTGCTGCGCGACGGTCTGGGGATCCCGGTGCCCCCCGGGGTCCCCGCAGCGAGGGACACCGTCTCCGACGCCGTCGACCAGCTCGTCCTGCGATGGGCGCGGACCCACGGGCCGTTCACCGCCGCCGATGTCGCTACCGAGTTCGGCCTGGGCGTGGCCACCGCGGACTCGCTGGCGAAACGCTGGGTCAGCGGGCGACGGCTGGAGTCACATGAGGATCAGTATGTCGACGCGGGTGTTCTGCGTCGGCTTCGTGCAGCCACACTGGCGAAGGCCCGCGGAGCCCTCGAACCCGTGAGTGTGCAGACCTACGCCGCGGTGCTGGCGGACTGGCACGGTCTCGGCGCCGGCGAGCGAGAGGATCTGTCCGGCGTCATCGAACAGCTTGCCGGAGTCGCCCTCCCTGCAAGTGCCTGGGAAACCGTCGTGCTCCCCGCGCGGATCCCCGGCTACCGGACGAACGACCTGGATGATCTCGTCGCCTCCGGGGAGATCCTCGTCATCGGAGCGGGGGCAACCTCGGCGACCGACCCTCGGATCATGTTGCTGCCCGCCGACCTCGCACCCCTGCTCGTAGAAGGAATGGACGGGGTGGAAGATGGTGAGGACCAGAATGCGTTGGGGTCCGTGGCGGCGCTGGTGCGTGACCGGGTCAGTGGCGGAGGGGCGTTTCTTGCCTCCGAGATCGAGCGGGGACTGTCTACCGACGAGACGTCGCAGGCACAGCACCTGCACAGTCATGACGTCGTCGATTCCGCCATCTGGGAACTTTTCGACGCGGGAAAGCTCATGCCCGACTCCTTCGCCGCGGTCCGTGCCCGGCTGGCCGGAACCGGCATCACCGACCGCGCCGGAAGCGGTGGCTCCTCACGAGGATCCGGGGCACATAAAGCCCCTCGCCGGAACCGGGGGCGGGGCACTACCCGGCGACTCCGGATGGGGCGGAGCACCTTCGCACAAACCGTCGCGTCCGAAGAGGTGCGGTCCCGCCGGGCGGCGATGAACGCACACTCAGGCGTTCCCGGCCGCTGGTCGCAGGTGCCGGAGAAGGCCGGCGCCGCGACGGACCGTGCGATCGCCACCGGTGAAGCATGGCTGGACCGGTACGCGGTGGTCACCCGGGGTTCGGTGATGTCGGAGCACACCGAGGGCGGATTCGCCGCCGCCTACCGCATGTTGACCGCGTGGGAGGACAACGGCACCGTCCTGCGCGGCTACATTGTCGACGGACTCGGCGGTGCGCAGTTCGCCTCCCGCGAGATCATCGACCAGCTGCGCCGTGTCGAGGAAAGTACCGGTGCCGGGGCGGAGGCGGCGACATCGCCGGTGCTGTTGGCGGCGTCGGACCCCGCAAACCCCTACGGTGCGGCCGTGCCCTGGCCCGAACTTCCTACTGAGGATGCATCGCGACCCACCCGCGGTGCCGGTGCCCTGGTCGTCCTGCGTGAGGGACGGCTCCTGGCTCACCTGACCCGCGGTGGCAGGACCGTCACGGTCTTCACCAGGCCGACACTGTCCGACGGGCCGGCGTCACCGGACCCGGGGGACGTGGCCGCCGTTGTCGCGGTTCTCTCGGACGCGGTGCAGGCCGGACGGCTGTCCCCGGTCACGGTGGAGCGTATCAACGGTATGGACGTGATGGGTGTCGCCACGAGCATGTGGACGGAGGCCGGGGCACGCCTGACACCGAAGGGGCTGATCGTGCGGTGA